The genomic stretch AGTATTGTATTCGTTACTGTATTCGCTTATTAAAGTTTCAAGTAATGATGACATAAAAAAATCGGTATAACTTGTTGTTAGACCGATATTTATAGTTTAAGAAACTTAGTAGCGGGAACCGGACTCGAACCGATGACCTTCGGGTTATGAGCCCGACGAGCTACCTACTGCTCCATCCCGCGATATTGGATTGCAAATATACGAATATATTTCAAAACCGCAAGCGATCCTTTTAAATAAAGCATTTTCATGAAATATATTTAAATATTCGTACATTTGTTTATGGCAAAAATTTTGAAAATCTACCCGGACAATCCACAGGAAAACCTTATCAATGAGGTCATTAAATCCCTGAATAATGGCGGACTGATTATTTATCCGTCTGATACTGTTTATGCTTTAGGCTGTAATATTTTTGATATCAAGGCCATGGAAAAATTAGCGCAAATAAAAAAACAGAAATTAGAAAAATCAAAATTCTCAATTATTTGTAATGATTTAAGCCATTTATCAGATTTTACAAGACCTATTGACACCTCAGTTTTCAGGTTTCTAAAAAGTCATCTTCCAGGTCCTTTTACATTTATTCTGGAAGCAAATAAAAGTCTTCC from Chryseobacterium indoltheticum encodes the following:
- a CDS encoding L-threonylcarbamoyladenylate synthase; translated protein: MAKILKIYPDNPQENLINEVIKSLNNGGLIIYPSDTVYALGCNIFDIKAMEKLAQIKKQKLEKSKFSIICNDLSHLSDFTRPIDTSVFRFLKSHLPGPFTFILEANKSLPLAYKNHKTIGIRVPDHSIPQLIVEKLGHPIASTSIKDDDEIIEYSTDPELIAEKYDHLVDIVIDSGYGDNIASTIVDLTSGEPEIIRQGKGEI